A single genomic interval of Zingiber officinale cultivar Zhangliang chromosome 4A, Zo_v1.1, whole genome shotgun sequence harbors:
- the LOC121972190 gene encoding DEAD-box ATP-dependent RNA helicase 50-like isoform X1, translating into MLARIPAPPHLTPPLIQNHHFPSSSLRSAYSPQTRLFLALRRPSRCVVPQAVDASGRRQYDRIPMDTAGAYRLVDRETGETFIVWGGSDDDDSSVPSEKVLSWRPGANDERKVAEFFETPGVNASRPVAEIENKKVASASDSLRSFGRLKAQKLKALIKRSSKNRADNSQVGSEKDAEGIVNHNDSLGGTRRSADLHQDADLNYNSRRKEVKGTDSPEIYSRKDDGALSRDSSFPLSSFKGWGSTTTYLTSTGSQLKRQKNGAADSGFFSRKSFIDIGCSDDMVEALRSLRYLRPSHIQAMAYEPILGGKSCIIADQSGSGKTLAYLAPTIQCLRQEELQGLSKSSSKSPRVIILVPTAELASQVLSNCRSIAKHGVPFRSVIATGGFRQRTQLENLNEESDVLIATPGRFIYLLQEGFLQLTNLRCVVLDEVDILFKDDGFEQVLESLISSAPVVTQYLFATATLPVDIYNKLVEIFPDCEVIMGPGMHRTSSGLEEVLVDCSGADGEEKNPETAFLNKKSALLQLTENTPVPKTIVFCNKIETCRKVENALNRFDRKGTQIKVLPFHSAIAQEMRLANMKEFLTSRSKDSMILICTDRASRGIDFAGVDHVVLFDFPRDPSEYVRRVGRTARGAGGKGKAYVFVVGKQVSLARRIMERNKKGHPLHHLPCTSSNL; encoded by the exons ATGCTTGCTCGAATTCCGGCTCCTCCTCATCTTACGCCGCCGCTGATCCAGAACCATCACTTCCCATCCTCCTCCCTCCGAAGCGCCTATTCTCCTCAGACTCGACTCTTCCTTGCCCTACGCCGCCCGAGTAGGTGCGTTGTGCCGCAGGCAGTGGATGCCTCTGGGCGCCGCCAATACGACCGGATCCCAATGGATACGGCCGGCGCTTACCGTCTGGTCGACCGAGAGACCGGGGAGACGTTCATCGTCTGGGGAGGCTCCGATGACGACGACTCATCCGTCCCGTCAGAAAAGGTCCTGTCTTGGCGCCCTGGCGCAAATGACGAGCGGAAG GTTGCTGAGTTTTTTGAAACCCCAGGAGTTAATGCAAGTCGTCCTGTTGCTGAGATTGAAAATAAGAAAGTTGCATCTGCTAGTGACTCTCTTAGAAGCTTTGGGAGATTGAAGGCGCAGAAGTTGAAGGCCTTGATTAAAAGATCCTCAAAGAATCGTGCAGACAATTCTCAAGTTGGAAGTGAAAAGGACGCTGAGGGCATTGTTAATCACAACGATTCCTTAGGTGGTACTAGAAGATCAGCTGATCTGCACCAGGATGCtgatttgaattacaattcaagGCGTAAAGAGGTGAAAGGCACAGATTCTCCAGAAATTTATTCTAGAAAAGATGATGGTGCATTGTCTCGAGATAGTTCTTTTCCTCTTAGTTCCTTCAAGGGATGGGGAAGCACTACTACTTACCTGACCAGTACAGGTAGCCAGTTGAAGCGACAAAAAAATGGGGCTGCTGATAGTGGATTTTTTAGCAGGAAATCCTTCATAGATATTGGTTGCAGTGATGACATGGTTGAAGCTCTGAGAAGCCTTAGGTATCTTCGCCCATCTCATATTCAG GCAATGGCGTATGAGCCTATTTTAGGTGGAAAGAGCTGTATTATTGCTGATCAGAGTGGTTCGGGTAAAACATTAGCTTATCTTGCTCCAACTATACAATGTTTGAGACAAGAAGAACTGCAAGGTCTGTCTAAGTCGTCATCCAAGAGCCCGAGAGTAATAATATTGGTGCCTACTGCAGAGCTTGCTTCACAG GTTCTTAGTAATTGCCGATCGATAGCAAAACATGGTGTTCCATTTAGATCAGTCATTGCAACAGGTGGTTTCCGACAGAGAACTCAGTTAGAGAATCTTAATGAAGAATCTGATGTTCTTATAGCAACACCTGGCcgatttatttatttacttcaagaaggctttctgCAGTTAACCAACCTTAGATG TGTTGTGTTGGATGAAGTGGATATCCTATTTAAGGATGATGGATTTGAACAAGTTCTTGAGAGCTTGATTAGTTCTGCACCAGTGGTAACACAATATCTTTTTGCCACTGCAACTCTTCCCGTTGATATCTACAACAAACTTGTTGAAATATTTCCGGATTGTGAAGTGATCATGGGACCTGGCATGCACCGGACAAGCTCTGGCCTTGAAGAG GTTCTTGTTGACTGCAGTGGAGCTGATGGCGAGGAAAAGAATCCAGAAACTGCTTTTCTAAATAAGAAATCTGCTCTTCTGCAGTTGACAGAAAATACACCAGTTCCTAAAACTATTGTTTTCTGCAATAAG ATTGAAACTTGCAGAAAGGTTGAGAATGCCTTGAATCGATTTGATAGAAAAGGAACACAAATCAAAGTCTTACCCTTCCATTCTGCCATAGCTCAGGAAATGCGCTTAGCAAACATGAAAGAATTTCTCACCTCACGTTCCAAGGACTCCATGATTTTAATCTGCACAGACAG GGCTTCGCGGGGCATTGACTTTGCAGGCGTTGACCATGTGGTTCTCTTCGACTTCCCTCGTGATCCCAGCGAGTATGTCCGTCGTGTTGGGCGGACTGCTCGCGGTGCAGGAGGCAAGGGAAAGGCTTATGTGTTCGTTGTTGGCAAGCAGGTTTCCTTAGCCAGGAGGATCATGGAAAGGAATAAGAAGGGTCACCCTTTGCACCATCTGCCTTGCACAAGCTCCAATCTATAA
- the LOC121973867 gene encoding uncharacterized protein LOC121973867 produces the protein MAATVMNPLLDPGTQPRKQRILAHLQPPFLPLFAPPPRPGADATAEAGSGETRMRRRRSSTLSDYFRSDGFVDSVAVDGKRHDESPVAEGDPFVGGEREEFSRDDVEDGGFWSPRDTNIIASCSRSLGTSTPHSEFYDAVEDFGSDSFLSRSSSPSSISKNESESHDLRLGLSEEIEKRKTAEAALLQMQRQWQRLAEMFSRFGVSLPAIEKYNGVLYDLDFAQIPQAIISAKSASEAIASVIGAEAAADMEAILEAKNRDVSRLQNRVNYYLTMNREMSLRNQELAYLSSLKREKRRKKYRWIWSCLGLSFIIGSSLLVSSYSDYNCTDLFSMVYHDNFVETRLSSHNSLD, from the exons ATGGCGGCGACCGTGATGAACCCGCTTCTGGATCCCGGTACCCAACCCCGGAAGCAGCGGATTCTAGCCCACCTGCAACCCCCATTCCTCCCCCTGTTCGCTCCTCCGCCGCGGCCCGGTGCCGATGCCACCGCGGAGGCTGGATCTGGCGAGACGCGCatgcggaggaggaggagcagcaccTTGAGTGACTATTTCCGGTCCGATGGCTTCGTCGATTCGGTTGCGGTTGATGGGAAACGACACGACGAGTCTCCCGTCGCCGAAGGGGATCCGTTCGTCGGTGGTGAAAGGGAAGAGTTTAGTAGAGACGATGTGGAAGATGGGGGCTTTTGGAGCCCTCGTGATACCAATATTATCGCGAGCTGCTCCAGAAGTTTGGGGACCTCGACACCACACTCCGAGTTCTATGATGCCGTCGAAG ATTTCGGATCAGATAGTTTTCTTTCACGGTCATCATCTCCTTCCTCAATCTCGAAGAACGAAAGCGAATCCCATGACCTGCGTCTCGGTCTCTCTGAAGAGATCGAGAAACGCAAAACGGCAGAGGCGGCCCTTTTACAGATGCAGAGGCAGTGGCAGAGATTGGCAGAGATGTTCTCTCGATTCGGCGTTTCACTTCCTGCAATCGAAAAATATAATGGTGTTCTGTATGATTTAGATTTTGCACAAATTCCGCAAGCTATTATATCAGCAAAATCCGCTTCCGAAGCTATCGCAAGTGTTATTGGTGCTGAAGCTGCTGCAGATATGGAAGCAATTCTTGAGGCAAAGAACCGTGATGTGTCTCGCTTGCAAAATCGAGTCAATTACTATCTGACTATGAACCGTGAGATGTCGTTGAGGAATCAAGAACTTGCCT atttATCGTCGCTGAAAcgtgaaaagagaagaaaaaagtaTCGATGGATTTGGAGCTGTTTGGGCTTATCATTTATTATCGGGTCCTCGCTGCTTGTTTCTTCCTATTCTGATTACAATTGTACTGATTTATTCTCAATGGTTTATCACGATAATTTTGTAGAAACAAGGTTATCATCACACAATAGTCTAGACTAA
- the LOC121972190 gene encoding DEAD-box ATP-dependent RNA helicase 50-like isoform X2: protein MLARIPAPPHLTPPLIQNHHFPSSSLRSAYSPQTRLFLALRRPSRCVVPQAVDASGRRQYDRIPMDTAGAYRLVDRETGETFIVWGGSDDDDSSVPSEKVLSWRPGANDERKVGVNASRPVAEIENKKVASASDSLRSFGRLKAQKLKALIKRSSKNRADNSQVGSEKDAEGIVNHNDSLGGTRRSADLHQDADLNYNSRRKEVKGTDSPEIYSRKDDGALSRDSSFPLSSFKGWGSTTTYLTSTGSQLKRQKNGAADSGFFSRKSFIDIGCSDDMVEALRSLRYLRPSHIQAMAYEPILGGKSCIIADQSGSGKTLAYLAPTIQCLRQEELQGLSKSSSKSPRVIILVPTAELASQVLSNCRSIAKHGVPFRSVIATGGFRQRTQLENLNEESDVLIATPGRFIYLLQEGFLQLTNLRCVVLDEVDILFKDDGFEQVLESLISSAPVVTQYLFATATLPVDIYNKLVEIFPDCEVIMGPGMHRTSSGLEEVLVDCSGADGEEKNPETAFLNKKSALLQLTENTPVPKTIVFCNKIETCRKVENALNRFDRKGTQIKVLPFHSAIAQEMRLANMKEFLTSRSKDSMILICTDRASRGIDFAGVDHVVLFDFPRDPSEYVRRVGRTARGAGGKGKAYVFVVGKQVSLARRIMERNKKGHPLHHLPCTSSNL from the exons ATGCTTGCTCGAATTCCGGCTCCTCCTCATCTTACGCCGCCGCTGATCCAGAACCATCACTTCCCATCCTCCTCCCTCCGAAGCGCCTATTCTCCTCAGACTCGACTCTTCCTTGCCCTACGCCGCCCGAGTAGGTGCGTTGTGCCGCAGGCAGTGGATGCCTCTGGGCGCCGCCAATACGACCGGATCCCAATGGATACGGCCGGCGCTTACCGTCTGGTCGACCGAGAGACCGGGGAGACGTTCATCGTCTGGGGAGGCTCCGATGACGACGACTCATCCGTCCCGTCAGAAAAGGTCCTGTCTTGGCGCCCTGGCGCAAATGACGAGCGGAAGGTAG GAGTTAATGCAAGTCGTCCTGTTGCTGAGATTGAAAATAAGAAAGTTGCATCTGCTAGTGACTCTCTTAGAAGCTTTGGGAGATTGAAGGCGCAGAAGTTGAAGGCCTTGATTAAAAGATCCTCAAAGAATCGTGCAGACAATTCTCAAGTTGGAAGTGAAAAGGACGCTGAGGGCATTGTTAATCACAACGATTCCTTAGGTGGTACTAGAAGATCAGCTGATCTGCACCAGGATGCtgatttgaattacaattcaagGCGTAAAGAGGTGAAAGGCACAGATTCTCCAGAAATTTATTCTAGAAAAGATGATGGTGCATTGTCTCGAGATAGTTCTTTTCCTCTTAGTTCCTTCAAGGGATGGGGAAGCACTACTACTTACCTGACCAGTACAGGTAGCCAGTTGAAGCGACAAAAAAATGGGGCTGCTGATAGTGGATTTTTTAGCAGGAAATCCTTCATAGATATTGGTTGCAGTGATGACATGGTTGAAGCTCTGAGAAGCCTTAGGTATCTTCGCCCATCTCATATTCAG GCAATGGCGTATGAGCCTATTTTAGGTGGAAAGAGCTGTATTATTGCTGATCAGAGTGGTTCGGGTAAAACATTAGCTTATCTTGCTCCAACTATACAATGTTTGAGACAAGAAGAACTGCAAGGTCTGTCTAAGTCGTCATCCAAGAGCCCGAGAGTAATAATATTGGTGCCTACTGCAGAGCTTGCTTCACAG GTTCTTAGTAATTGCCGATCGATAGCAAAACATGGTGTTCCATTTAGATCAGTCATTGCAACAGGTGGTTTCCGACAGAGAACTCAGTTAGAGAATCTTAATGAAGAATCTGATGTTCTTATAGCAACACCTGGCcgatttatttatttacttcaagaaggctttctgCAGTTAACCAACCTTAGATG TGTTGTGTTGGATGAAGTGGATATCCTATTTAAGGATGATGGATTTGAACAAGTTCTTGAGAGCTTGATTAGTTCTGCACCAGTGGTAACACAATATCTTTTTGCCACTGCAACTCTTCCCGTTGATATCTACAACAAACTTGTTGAAATATTTCCGGATTGTGAAGTGATCATGGGACCTGGCATGCACCGGACAAGCTCTGGCCTTGAAGAG GTTCTTGTTGACTGCAGTGGAGCTGATGGCGAGGAAAAGAATCCAGAAACTGCTTTTCTAAATAAGAAATCTGCTCTTCTGCAGTTGACAGAAAATACACCAGTTCCTAAAACTATTGTTTTCTGCAATAAG ATTGAAACTTGCAGAAAGGTTGAGAATGCCTTGAATCGATTTGATAGAAAAGGAACACAAATCAAAGTCTTACCCTTCCATTCTGCCATAGCTCAGGAAATGCGCTTAGCAAACATGAAAGAATTTCTCACCTCACGTTCCAAGGACTCCATGATTTTAATCTGCACAGACAG GGCTTCGCGGGGCATTGACTTTGCAGGCGTTGACCATGTGGTTCTCTTCGACTTCCCTCGTGATCCCAGCGAGTATGTCCGTCGTGTTGGGCGGACTGCTCGCGGTGCAGGAGGCAAGGGAAAGGCTTATGTGTTCGTTGTTGGCAAGCAGGTTTCCTTAGCCAGGAGGATCATGGAAAGGAATAAGAAGGGTCACCCTTTGCACCATCTGCCTTGCACAAGCTCCAATCTATAA